A single region of the Stegostoma tigrinum isolate sSteTig4 chromosome 8, sSteTig4.hap1, whole genome shotgun sequence genome encodes:
- the LOC125456558 gene encoding fizzy-related protein homolog, producing the protein MDQEYERRLLRQTHFQNVSENMLSPSALSTRPVTANSPGILPRKTGDRFIPTRASSNWSINFHAINENGKSPNQNRKTKEANSDNGKDGVAYAALLKNELLGAGIEKVSDPQTEDRRFQMPMQERRNLFRYALSTKRSTTEGGNEISPYSLSPVSNKSQKLLRSPRKPTRKISKIPFKVLDAPELQDDFYLNLVDWSAANVLSVGLGACVYLWSACTSQVTRLCDLSIDGDSVTSVCWNERGNFVAVGTHKGYVQIWDAAAGKKLSSLDGHSARVGALAWNADQLSSGSRDRLILQRDVRTPPLQMERRLQGHRQEVCGLKWSPDHQHLASGGNDNKLFVWNNSSLSPVQQYTEHLAAVKAIAWSPHQHGLLASGGGTADRCIRFWNTLTCQPLQCVDTGSQVCNLAWSKHANELVSTHGYSQNQILVWKYPSLTQVAKLTGHSYRVLYLAISPDGEAIVTGAGDETLRFWNVFSKTRSTKESKSVLNLFTRIR; encoded by the exons tctgccCTGAGCACACGACCTGTAACTGCAAACTCTCCAGGAATCCTTCCTCGTAAGACAGGAGACCGCTTCATTCCAACCAGAGCAAGTTCAAACTGGAGCATCAACTTTCATGCTATAAAT GAAAATGGAAAGTCCCCCAACCAGAATCGAAAAACAAAGGAAGCAAACTCTGATAATGGGAAAG ATGGTGTAGCATATGCTGCCTTACTGAAGAATGAGCTACTGGGAGCAGGCATTGAAAAAGTGAGTGATCCTCAGACTGAAGATCGGAGATTCCAGATGCCAATGCAGGAGCGAAGGAATCTATTCAGA TATGCCTTGAGCACAAAGAGGTCCACTACTGAAGGTGGGAATGAGATTTCTCCATATTCATTGTCCCCCGTAAGCAATAAAAG TCAAAAGCTGTTGCGGTCACCACGGAAACCAACAAGAAAAATTTCAAAGATTCCATTTAAAGTTCTGGATGCTCCAGAACTGCAGGACGACTTTTATCTCAATCTAGTGGATTGGTCAGCAGCAAATGTCCTAAGTGTTGGTCTTGGTGCGTGTGTTTACTTGTGGAGTGCATGTACCAGTCAG GTCACTAGACTGTGTGATCTCTCAATTGATGGTGACTCTGTTACATCTGTTTGTTGGAATGAGAGG GGGAATTTTGTAGCTGTGGGTACCCATAAGGGATATGTGCAGATCTGGGATGCGGCAGCTGGGAAAAAGCTGAGTTCTCTTGATGGACATTCAGCTAGAGTTG GGGCTTTGGCTTGGAATGCTGATCAACTCTCATCAGGAAGTCGGGACCGTCTCATTCTACAGAGAGATGTGAGAACACCTCCACTTCAGATGGAGCGGCGATTACAGGGCCACAGGCAGGAAGTCTGTGGTTTAAAGTGGTCTCCTGATCACCAGCACTTAGCTTCTGGGGGCAACGATAACAAG ctCTTTGTATGGAACAATTCCAGTTTGAGCCCAGTCCAGCAATACACAGAACATTTAGCAGCAGTAAAGGCCATTGCCTGGTCTCCTCATCAGCATGGCCTTCTGGCATCAGGAGGGGGCACTGCTGATCGCTGCATTCGTTTCTGGAACACACTGACATGCCAGCCCTTGCAGTGCGTCGACACAGGCTCTCAAGTCTGCAATCTTGCCTGGTCTAAGCACGCAAATGAATTG GTTAGTACACACGGCTATTCACAGAATCAGATTTTAGTGTGGAAATACCCGTCCTTAACACAGGTTGCCAAACTGACCGGGCATTCATATAGAGTGCTCTACCTG GCCATATCACCTGATGGAGAGGCTATAGTAACAGGAGCAGGTGATGAAACTCTGCGGTTTTGGAATGTTTTCAGTAAAACCCGTTCGACTAAG GAATCCAAATCTGTCCTTAATCTTTTTACAAGGATACGGTAA